From a single Micromonospora sp. WMMD1102 genomic region:
- a CDS encoding SRPBCC domain-containing protein yields the protein MTTADRHRIPIVRAFDAPRELVFRTWTRAEEVGTWFAPPGFEVTRCEVDARPGGRWQVEYRSARGGTYREYGEFREVVPPGRLVLTLAQVDADGNTTLETLVTVLLADRDGKTEMTFEQTGFESVAVRDAVADGWRGCFDKLDTHLAEVPTGKESR from the coding sequence GTGACGACAGCAGACAGACACCGCATCCCGATCGTCCGCGCCTTCGACGCACCCCGGGAACTGGTCTTCCGGACCTGGACCCGGGCCGAGGAGGTCGGCACCTGGTTCGCCCCGCCGGGCTTCGAGGTGACCCGGTGCGAGGTGGACGCCCGGCCCGGCGGGCGGTGGCAGGTCGAGTACCGCTCCGCGCGCGGCGGGACCTACCGGGAGTACGGCGAGTTCCGCGAGGTCGTACCGCCCGGGCGGCTGGTGCTGACGCTGGCCCAGGTCGACGCCGACGGCAACACCACGCTGGAGACCCTGGTGACGGTGCTGCTCGCCGACCGGGACGGCAAGACCGAGATGACCTTCGAGCAGACCGGCTTCGAGTCCGTGGCCGTACGCGACGCCGTGGCCGACGGCTGGCGGGGCTGCTTCGACAAGCTCGACACGCACCTCGCCGAGGTGCCCACCGGAAAGGAGAGCAGATGA
- a CDS encoding metalloregulator ArsR/SmtB family transcription factor, protein MGRDTLSTVFAALADPTRRAVLDRLLHGDASVTDLAEPFAMTPRAVSKHVAVLEAAGLVTRARDAQRRPSRIRAEPLADIDTWLGAYRRLWQHRFDQLDERLARLQADGADGRADGAGEAADEDEESRKP, encoded by the coding sequence ATGGGGCGGGACACGCTCAGCACGGTCTTCGCGGCGCTCGCCGACCCGACCCGACGGGCGGTCCTGGACCGCCTGCTGCACGGCGACGCCTCGGTCACCGACCTCGCCGAGCCGTTCGCGATGACCCCCCGCGCGGTCTCCAAGCACGTCGCCGTGTTGGAGGCGGCCGGCCTGGTCACCCGGGCCCGGGACGCGCAGCGCCGGCCGAGCCGGATCCGGGCCGAGCCGCTGGCCGACATCGACACCTGGCTCGGGGCGTACCGGCGGCTCTGGCAGCACCGGTTCGACCAGCTCGACGAGCGGCTGGCCCGCCTCCAGGCGGACGGTGCCGACGGTAGGGCAGACGGTGCCGGGGAAGCCGCCGACGAAGACGAGGAGAGCAGGAAACCGTGA